A stretch of DNA from Parvularcula bermudensis HTCC2503:
GATCGAGGATCGAGATATTGGGTGAGATGGCCGAGCCGAAACGGATGCGCTCGTAATCCGCCCGCTCGAACCCGCCATTTAAGCCAGCTAGCAGGTTGTGCTGCGCGGGGCCGGTGTCGAATGCGTGGGATATGTTGAGGTCCACGAAATGATATTCGCGCTTGTTGAGCTGGTGACGGTCGCGCCGACGCAGCGTTGCGTCTTCCAGATCCGGTGCATCGTTCACACGATTGTTTTCGTAGAGCTTGCGCTCGTCTTCGTGAAACACGCTGCGGAGATTGAGGCGGAGGCGCGTCTTAGCCGAAATGTCCCAATTCACGTGGGCGAAGGCGACAAGGCCCTCGTCATTGTCGAAATCACCATCCTCCTGATAGCGCACATTTATCGGTGCGGTCTGATCGATATCGTTATTGACGGCGGCGAGGCCATCGTCAGCGTCGCCGTCTTCCTTCACATATTCAAGCCCGAAGGTGGCTTCCGCCTCCGGACTGACGCGGTAGGTGAGGGAGGGGAAGAGGTACACATTATCGTAGCTGACCCCGTCCCGGAAAGTGTCTTGGGTCTCCACGCGGGCGATGAGCCGATAGAGCCATTTGCCGTCATCGGTCAGGCTGCCGGTTGAGTCGAAGGTGAGGCCGGCGCCTGTGTCATCGCCGAAACCAGAGGTCTCGCTCGCATAACTACGCGTCGTGAAGGTGAGTGTGTTGCTGGCCTCTTCTTCTGGCCGCTTGGTCACGATGTTGACCAGGCCGCCAGGTTCCATCAGTCCGTAGAGCACCGAAGCGGGGCCCTTCACGACTTCCACGCGCTCAATATTAGCTGATGTCGGCGACCCGAAGCGGGAGGCGAGGCCGGGAAGGCCATTGATCTGCACGTTCTGCAGGCTTGCGGAGAGGCCCCGCAGCGTGAAGCTGTTCGCATTGGTGCCGGACTGACTGAGGCCCAGCGTATAGGGATAGGCATCGGCCAGCCGTTCGGAATGGAGATCTTCCAGGAAGGCTTTGTTGAGCAGGGTCACGCTGAGCGGCGTGTCCATGAGGTCCAGATTGGTCTTTGTCGCGGTTTCCGAGAGACGCAAATAAGGAATTTGCTCGCCGGTCACGATCACCTTGTCGTGAATTTGCTGCTCGCCCTCCGCGCGCGCTGACGCGCTGGTCTGCGGTTGGGCCCAGGCGGGCGCGGTGAACAGCAGGATCAGCGTGCTGCAGGCTGCCGAGTGTTTCAGTGCATTGGTCATAACGCTCCCCCGATATTGATAATCATTCTCAATACGCGCGGGGCATACATGTCTGGATCAAAGCGTGCAACTGAAAATCATTTGCATTATGGGGGCGGCAGCGTTCCCCCCCCAAGGTCATGGTCGT
This window harbors:
- a CDS encoding TonB-dependent siderophore receptor; translated protein: MTNALKHSAACSTLILLFTAPAWAQPQTSASARAEGEQQIHDKVIVTGEQIPYLRLSETATKTNLDLMDTPLSVTLLNKAFLEDLHSERLADAYPYTLGLSQSGTNANSFTLRGLSASLQNVQINGLPGLASRFGSPTSANIERVEVVKGPASVLYGLMEPGGLVNIVTKRPEEEASNTLTFTTRSYASETSGFGDDTGAGLTFDSTGSLTDDGKWLYRLIARVETQDTFRDGVSYDNVYLFPSLTYRVSPEAEATFGLEYVKEDGDADDGLAAVNNDIDQTAPINVRYQEDGDFDNDEGLVAFAHVNWDISAKTRLRLNLRSVFHEDERKLYENNRVNDAPDLEDATLRRRDRHQLNKREYHFVDLNISHAFDTGPAQHNLLAGLNGGFERADYERIRFGSAISPNISILDPAYGVGEPVAITAGTDRITDYLNYGAYIQDVAAITDWLTVMVGGRYDRQDVDFTEQTTDFTDDQMSDVFLPQGGIVIRPNDALSLYASYTESFNPNSVQRRDANGESFNPERGEQTEAGLKASLFDEQLNLTFAVFDIEKTNIVETNLNGDLQLLGGLESQGAEFELQALPLENWQVRFGYAYTDSVISQSPDEALIGRRNAFAPEHDAFFWTRYNLPRDVWNGTVGASVGVNYESDRVTNASPSTQVELPGYTRLDLGFYYEADQYRMALSMENIADETYYTGGTRDTRIFPGDPRLLILSLRAKL